The bacterium genomic interval GGTCTGTGGTTTGTGGGCCAGAAACGTTACATAGAGTTTGGTCTTGGGTGTGATGCGTACCTGTCTGAACGGCCTTCTGTGAACGAGCGCCTGCAGGTCTCCGATCGTGCGAACGATCACGCCAGCGTCAAAGCCAAACCGATTCCTCAGTGTTTGCTCGATTCGCGTTCGTAACGCTGTGGCGCTTTGCCCCCGGGTCGCAAAGACCACGTTGCCGCTCGCGATGTATGTTGTGACATCCGCAAATCCAAGCGATTTGAATGCTTGCTGCAAGTCATCCATCTTGACCCGACGCCCACCGACGTTAATGCCCCTCAGAAAGGCTGCGTGCTCAGCCATGAAACGTCTGTCCCTGGGCCAGCATCGCCAGGATTCTGGTGAGACGCTTCTGCCGCGTTCCCGGCGTCTTCGCGGTCTGCAACCTCCAGGCAATGGCATACACATTGGTTCTGTTCAGCGTGGTGTAGAAGGCGTGGGCTCTCGTGTTCTCGGCGAGTCCTCGACGCAAATCATCGGGCACTCTCATCTTGCTGGCCGGGTCGTACGCGGCGTTCCAGCGACCGTCCTGTTTGGCTGCCTCGATCTCTTTGACCCCTGCTGCACGCATTTTTCCGGCTTTAGCAAGGCGCTCGGCGCGCTCTCTGTTTCTCTTTGACCAAACACTCTTAGGTCGTCGGGGAGTAAACTTGCGCAGCCAGGACCTCTCGTCGTACCTCTTGAGCTGTCCGTCTATCCACCCGCAGCAGAGCGCCTCGTCCAGGGCCTCATCGTAAGAGACCGTAGAGACCGCAGAGTCTCTTTTGAACAACCGGAGCCAAATGCCGTTCGACCTGGCGTGGTTCTTGGCAAGCCACTGTTTCCACTCCTTGGCAGATGAAAAGGCGACGATGCCCAACTCTGTTTCGGCGCTCATCTCAGCCTCTCTGTGGGTTCGGTTGCGAGATCCCATTCTACCGCCAAGGAATGTGGCTTCTTATGCTCGCGCCCTCAGTGGCGGTCCCCTAGGCTATCGCACCGCCTGCTGAGTTCAAATCTGAGTTCGCATCCGAACGTATCGATCGGCCACCGCCTCCGCGCGGCGGACGAAAAGTGGTCGGTCATGAGATCAGGAGGCAGACGTAACATGCTACTGGTATCTTGCCCCAGACGCCGCTGCTCCCATCGCTGCGACGGGTTGGTAGCGCAGCGCGACGACTCCGGTCGGCAAGCTCGTCGCGCCAATCAGTCGCATCCGCATGTTTTCGCCCTCCCGAAAGAGGAGCCTACCGCGGCCCACGAAGAGG includes:
- a CDS encoding DUF1697 domain-containing protein; the protein is MAEHAAFLRGINVGGRRVKMDDLQQAFKSLGFADVTTYIASGNVVFATRGQSATALRTRIEQTLRNRFGFDAGVIVRTIGDLQALVHRRPFRQVRITPKTKLYVTFLAHKPQTALKTPYRSPDKDFAIVSVSDREICSAVTLSPDTGTPDLMTFLEKQFGKDITTRNWATILKLVEGHKAEAIG
- a CDS encoding YdeI/OmpD-associated family protein — encoded protein: MSAETELGIVAFSSAKEWKQWLAKNHARSNGIWLRLFKRDSAVSTVSYDEALDEALCCGWIDGQLKRYDERSWLRKFTPRRPKSVWSKRNRERAERLAKAGKMRAAGVKEIEAAKQDGRWNAAYDPASKMRVPDDLRRGLAENTRAHAFYTTLNRTNVYAIAWRLQTAKTPGTRQKRLTRILAMLAQGQTFHG